A stretch of the Ornithodoros turicata isolate Travis chromosome 4, ASM3712646v1, whole genome shotgun sequence genome encodes the following:
- the LOC135391285 gene encoding THAP domain-containing protein 1-like yields the protein MPSCSAWGCRNKQGGTVGASFHRFPFGRADILKLWLHNMSRENWEPNRKSLLCSDHFLERCFDRTGQTVRLRWAAIPTMFAYPEDKKPEVIEYIGDKAHAAESNLTNLDVFEVEEDDDDLPVVTTAADDAVLDKAAAAHGIEHNYHEDPTKQVPADVADKVRLRKKLKTAHQRIRRLDERVSTLNDMVYSLLHNKITEL from the exons ATGCCGAGCTGTTCCGCCTGGGGCTGTAGAAACAAGCAAGGCGGCACAGTGGGCGCATCATTTCACAG GTTTCCGTTCGGCAGAGCAGATATCCTCAAATTGTGGTTGCACAATATGAGCCGCGAAAATTGGGAGCCGAATAGGAAGTCACTTTTGTGCTCAGACCACTTCCTCGAGCGATGTTTTGACCGGACGGGACAAACAGTACGACTCAGATGGGCTGCGATTCCGACTATGTTTGCTTATCCGGAAGATAAAAAGCCC GAAGTCATAGAGTACATTGGTGACAAGGCACATGCAGCCGAAAGCAACCTTACCAACCTCGACGTGTTTGAAGTGGAGGAGGATGACGACGACTTGCCAGTTGTCACCACAGCAGCGGACGATGCAGTATTGGACAAGGCAGCTGCAGCTCATGGCATTGAGCACAACTACCACGAGGATCCAACCAAACAGGTGCCTGCTGATGTTGCCGATAAGGTCAGGTTGAGGAAGAAACTCAAAACAGCACACCAGAGGATACGACGCCTTGATGAGAGGGTCTCCACTTTAAACGACATGGTCTACTCCCTGCTTCACAACAAAATTACTGAGTTATAG
- the LOC135391286 gene encoding protein OPI10 homolog, with protein MSLFGVIVTGRLVQTDFQIVEQNKFLLNIPDPDSINHIVVFMTGTQPFPDGLGGSVYFSWPSPNAVGSWQYLGFISNAKPSAIFKVSKIKEESTTPHAFSAHGFSSVAQIGISVEPLSQIEFQTTTTATPKAVDSYTEFCTKMLENLFNYLASFSASPQQLAPQANDTFFPMRALEQWYGNFQRRFSQNPNFWKQSAS; from the exons ATGAGCCTATTTGGCGTGATCGTCACCGGCCGTCTG GTGCAGACAGATTTTCAAATCGTCGAACAAAATAAGTTTCTGCTCAACATTCCGGATCCTGACAGCATTAATCACATAGTCGTATTCATGACCGGGACACAACCTTTTCCGGACGGACTGGGAGGTTCTG TTTACTTCAGCTGGCCCAGTCCTAACGCAGTGGGAAGCTGGCAGTACCTGGGTTTCATATCGAACGCAAAACCAAGCGCAATTTTTAAAGTCTCGAAGATAAAAGAAG AATCCACGACTCCTCATGCGTTCTCAGCTCACGGTTTCTCAAGCGTTGCCCAGATTGGTATTTCGGTGGAACCGCTCTCGCAGATTGAGTTCCAGACGACGACTACAGCCACCCCAAAGGCGGTAGACTCCTACACCGAATTTTGCACCAAAATGCTGGAGAACTTGTTTAACTACTTGGCCTCATTCAGTGCATCACCACAGCAACTTGCCCCTCAAGCCAACGACACCTTTTTCCCGATGCGAGCTTTGGAACAGTGGTACGGCAACTTCCAGCGGCGCTTCTCGCAGAACCCTAACTTCTGGAAGCAAAGTGCATCTTGA